The DNA window GCTCTTAATTTGAAAATtttaagagaaataaataaaggGCTAAGAGGAGGAATTTACAAGCAAAATCacttcatttaaatacaaaaagcATATTACAGGTTTTTAAATATGTCTTTTTATCAATTGTCGTTTGTGATTCTTAACATTGAATCAAATCATATATTTGGTGTATTTTGCAaccaaaatatgaataataatcagaACAACaggaatgtaaatgtaaacaataagacCAAATTCTGTTAACACTTTTTGTAAAGTTACTATTCTGTTTTTAAATCACTTTACCACATTTAATCTCAATTGTTGATACAAAAGACATCTCCACTTCCTTCCATTGTATAAAAGTGAAGCCAAAATGATCCATGTATGGCTGCTGTCATCTTTTAAGGCCAGAGTCTGCACAATAGGTTATATGTTGAAGTATGCAGAAGCACTTTTAATTAGTCAATAACCTGGGTTAAGCGATTCCGGTGAACTGTCTATTAACTGTCTAGAAGCTTTATTTTCTCTTAAAATCAACAATATCCACTGGCAGGGATATCGGATtaaaagtgggtctcagaatgtgcaagaagcactgcattaaatttaaatttttcctgccatgtttttaaaatatgaacatttatttaaacccagcatattcaatggagcttctgcgctagcctgtcgATCCTGACAGGCGCGTgcaagtaaacggctttttgtctcattttacgcttaAGCAACTAAACGAAtgtcaaagtctatttaactgattgtatttaaattacactggaacatcgatgctgtaaaagaaccgtataaaatggaaaaaaagtcacattaactgttcaccggaagtttattaaTATGGGAAGAAACGCAAGCTCTGCATGTACCTTATAACAATCAGCAGAAGCGGTGATATTAAATTcccaaacacatgcacacttCAATGCACCTCATTTTTATAGAATCAAATAATTAGCTCAGAGCAATCTTAGtggaaaaacaaaaactcaaacgAATAAGCTACCTAAAATGACAGAAACCAAGTTTTGGAAACATTTAGTTGATGAGTTCATGTCCATTTCGTTTCCATGGGGCAGACGGTGTTAATACCAATGCTGCAGCCAACCACCAGGGGGAGATAAACTATTTTGGCTTTACTTTTTAAGACTGGCGCACTTCTTTAAAGCTCATGAGCCTTGACTAAAGAAGTCAGGCCaactaaatgttatttactgtgatttttttttatttttactttatataatgTTTTGTGTGGTGAATTTGAAATCAGCTAACTGTATGCTCAGGGTCAGCACTGAACTCTGCTCGAACATTTAGGCAACTTTTGCCTAAATATCACAGATCATTTCTCAAAGTTGTGGTTGTTTGATTAGAGGTATGACTAATCTGCTACAATTTATGTCTTTCATAAATGGTTTCTCTTAGATTAAAGGACTTTGAAGCAAGTGGAGCATATAAGAAGGTGTGGGGTAATAATCAAGATGGAGTGGTGTCGAGCCAGCCATCTTCTCGCGTGGTGGATGAGCGAGAGAAGATGACCATGAGCGGTGGATATATAAGAAGGTGCCTGGACCTTTGCGCTCTTCAGCAATGTTGAATATAGTttatgctgcttaatatttttggtgGAGACCATTAATTCACCATTGGTAAATAGATGTTCACTGTTGTTTTATCGATTAAgtcaaattaaagggatagttcaaccaaaaatgtaattattcataatttattctcatttattcattatttttatgggTTTAAACCTTTTtgtggcatttcttttttttgctgaatacaaaagaagattaaaaaaaaaagttctttgcTGCTGCTACCCTTTGACCTAGAGGGGTCTGGATGTAgacttggtgcagtgcaatctgagccgcatccaatgctttttaatagaCTCTCCTaagcccacccctaaacctacccctcacagtgacgtcattcacaccatttgagtgcattgtgtctgacattgcatcgctgagtgatgcaatcttagcttgcatcataaaggctgcatacAATTGCATTGACCtccattgtagaaaaaaaatactatggaagtcaatgggtgatAGCTAccagcattttaaaaaatatcttattttgggtTCAACAGTTTCAACACTTTTGTACTCTACAGGTGGACATtgtgtacacatttgtacctataAGGTTTCCTTTTTTTACCTTTAAGGTACTATAAGGTACAGATTTGTAcgttttaggtattaatatgcacCTTTAAGAACCtgttagaacaaaaaaaaaaaactttttgaaaaggtaccgccccagtgacagattttgttattttatttctgagagtgtgactgactcatttttgggtgaactgtccctttaagaatcaaGAACCAAATCAACAATTGGATCGAATAAAAATGAGACCTGGCAAATCGAGGGGCATCTGAATCTATTCTAAGCCTTAATTTCCACAAATGCATTAACAATGTTAAACAATTATTAAGCACTAAATAGTTATATTGGGATGATTACAGTGAAGTGACACTGAAGATTGGAGTAGTAATTCTGAccagaaattttaattaaaatataatcgcATAGAAAATGCTTGTATTAATATATCATAATGTAAATCGTGATAGTATAGCATAGCATTACTGTATTTTGTCATCAAAATTAATTAAGCATTGCATCATTAGTTTCTGATTACAATTGGTGATTATGATTGTTTTATTAGTGGACGAtgctaattataatatatatctaAAAGTGTTTTTAGTGTTCTGTTCATTaaaattttctgaaaaaaagtaTTCCAAAAACATCTCAAGACAACAGTGATTTGAAAGTGTGTCTTTGTTGGTTTTACTGTTTGACAGAGTGACAAATGATGCAAGGGAGGATGAAATGGAGGAGAATTTGGCCCAGGTTGGCAGTATCCTTGGCAACCTCAGAAGCATGGCACTCGACATGGGAAATGAAATCGACACCCAGAACGTCCAGATTGAACGCATACAGAGCAAGGTCAGTGTCTGGAAGGCAAATCAAAGAGCAGCTGAACCTacttttattaatcattctttgtTCTCTATTCTTCTCTTGCAGGCCGTGGTCAATGAATCACGCATCAACGAGGCCAACCAGAGAGCCACAAAGCTAATATCAAGATAAAACATAGGATTTTGTTGTGTTAAACACGTCTTCTTTAGCAAAATGTGC is part of the Danio rerio strain Tuebingen ecotype United States chromosome 15, GRCz12tu, whole genome shotgun sequence genome and encodes:
- the zgc:101731 gene encoding SNARE_SNAP25N and SNARE_SNAP23C domain-containing protein, translating into MATDSTMRSEVEELQKKANQMTDESLEVTRNMKLLLEESKDAGIRTLVMLDEQGEQLDRIEEGLDQINKDMKEAEKNLTDMAMCCGLCIWPCTKLKDFEASGAYKKVWGNNQDGVVSSQPSSRVVDEREKMTMSGGYIRRVTNDAREDEMEENLAQVGSILGNLRSMALDMGNEIDTQNVQIERIQSKAVVNESRINEANQRATKLISR
- the zgc:101731 gene encoding SNARE_SNAP25N and SNARE_SNAP23C domain-containing protein isoform X2, yielding MATDSTMRSEVEELQKKANQMTDESLEVTRNMKLLLEESKDAGIRTLVMLDEQGEQLERIEEGLDQINQDMREAEKNLTDLGKCCGLCSCDKLKDFEASGAYKKVWGNNQDGVVSSQPSSRVVDEREKMTMSGGYIRRVTNDAREDEMEENLAQVGSILGNLRSMALDMGNEIDTQNVQIERIQSKAVVNESRINEANQRATKLISR
- the zgc:101731 gene encoding SNARE_SNAP25N and SNARE_SNAP23C domain-containing protein isoform X3; translated protein: MREAEKNLTDLGKCCGLCSCDKLKDFEASGAYKKVWGNNQDGVVSSQPSSRVVDEREKMTMSGGYIRRVTNDAREDEMEENLAQVGSILGNLRSMALDMGNEIDTQNVQIERIQSKAVVNESRINEANQRATKLISR